A window from Lagopus muta isolate bLagMut1 chromosome 5, bLagMut1 primary, whole genome shotgun sequence encodes these proteins:
- the PTGER3 gene encoding prostaglandin E2 receptor EP3 subtype, whose amino-acid sequence MSRRPLCQPGANGTEPMRPRGNGTGRPAEGCGAVSVAFPLTMMITGIVGNALAMLLVSRSYRAKENRRKRSFLLCIGSLALTDLTGQLLTSPIVIAVYLSDRAWANVDPSGRLCAFFGFSMTVFGLCPLFIASAMAAERTLAIRAPHCYASHMKTRVTKAVLLGIWLAVPAFALLPLAGLGRYALQWPGTWCFISVEGQRPGSALFASAFAGLGLFSLLLTVACNLATIEALVSRCRSKAAASRSSKRWGRIATETLIQLLGITCVLSACWSPLLVMMLRMIFSRTSFESCKAFSAETQSSELYKECNFFLTAVRLASLNQILDPWVYLLFRKILLQKFCQAASAVSKCSNNEWKERTITLSDEIRRTAA is encoded by the exons ATGAGCCGCCGCCCGCTGTGCCAGCCCGGCGCCAACGGCACCGAGCCCATGCGGCCGCGGGGTAACGGCACGGGCCGGCCGGCGGAGGGCTGCGGCGCCGTGTCGGTGGCGTTCCCGCTGACCATGATGATCACGGGCATCGTGGGCAACGcgctggccatgctgctggtGTCCCGCAGCTATCGCGCCAAGGAGAACCGGCGCAAGCGCTCCTTCCTGCTGTGCATCGGCTCGTTGGCGCTCACCGACCTGACCGGGCAGCTGCTCACCAGCCCCATCGTCATCGCCGTGTATCTGTCCGACCGCGCCTGGGCCAACGTCGACCCCTCGGGCCGCCTCTGCGCCTTCTTCGGCTTCAGCATGACCGTCTTCGGCCTCTGCCCGCTCTTCATCGCCAGCGCCATGGCCGCGGAGCGGACGCTGGCCATCCGCGCCCCGCACTGCTACGCCAGCCACATGAAGACGCGGGTCaccaaggcagtgctgctgggcatCTGGCTGGCCGTGCCCGCTTTCGCCCTGCTGCCGCTGGCCGGGCTGGGCCGCTACGCGCTGCAGTGGCCCGGCACGTGGTGCTTCATCAGCGTCGAAGGGCAGCGCCCCGGCAGCGCGCTCTTCGCCTCCGCCTTCGCGGGGCTGGGGCTCTTCTCGCTGCTGCTGACCGTGGCGTGCAACCTGGCCACCATCGAGGCTCTGGTGTCCCGCTGCCGGAGCAAGGCCGCCGCCTCGCGCTCCAGCAAGCGGTGGGGACGGATCGCCACCGAGACGCTGATCCAGCTGCTGGGGATCACGTGCGTCCTGTCGGCGTGCTGGTCGCCGCTGCTG GTAATGATGCTGAGGATGATCTTCAGCCGCACATCTTTTGAATCGTGCAAGGCCTTCTCTGCAGAAACCCAAAGCTCAGAACTCTACAAAGAGTGCAATTTCTTCTTGACAGCTGTGCGCTTGGCCTCCCTGAACCAGATCCTGGACCCGTGGGTTTATCTGCTGTTCCGAAAGATCCTGCTCCAGAAGTTCTGCCAGGCGGCCAGCGCTGTCTCCAAGTGCTCCAACAACGAGTGGAAGGAGAGAACCATCACGTTGTCAGATGAAATCCGACGGACGGCGGCGTGA